In a genomic window of Clavelina lepadiformis chromosome 7, kaClaLepa1.1, whole genome shotgun sequence:
- the LOC143465199 gene encoding uncharacterized protein LOC143465199, whose amino-acid sequence MKSIVLLMVMLLASAQARPQFSWVQTYGLLFCHYYNPRCQPSEYNCRCEDEAGSDYRECIPQSWVCDGQPDCLNGADEIDCRCDPGEYQCYDGFGARFYQCINESKVCDGEWEDCVNMRDEFNEKCWGGFQCNNGRYISALSECDGQNDCYDNSDENNCDGCPQHRCDCYKEGNDTCRDGTRCYDDWDKCNGYSDCPDGSDEWNCSSCPSRLPYNCDCNKVDDYSCKDGGYVCYEENGG is encoded by the exons ATGAAGTCGATCGTTTTATTGATGGTGATGCTTCTGGCCTCAGCACAAGCAAGACCTCAGTTTTCATGGGTTCAAACGTATGGTTTAC tTTTTTGCCATTACTACAATCCACGCTGTCAACCATCCGAGTACAACTGCAGGTGTGAGGATGAAGCAGGATCGGATTACCGTGAGTGCATACCGCAATCGTGGGTCTGTGACGGGCAACCAGATTGCTTGAATGGAGCGGACGAAATTGATTGTAGATGCGATCCTGGCGAGTATCAGTGCTATGATGGATTTGGTGCGAGATTTTATCAATGCATCAATGAAAGCAAAGTGTGTGATGGAGAGTGGGAGGATTGCGTGAATATGAGAGATGAGTTTAATGAGAAGTGCTGGGGAGGATTCCAATGCAACAATGGTCGATATATATCAGCATTATCGGAGTGTGATGGACAAAATGATTGCTACGATAACAGCGATGAAAATAATTGCGATGGTTGCCCACAACACAGATGTGATTGTTACAAGGAAGGAAACGACACTTGCCGGGATGGAACGAGATGCTACGATGATTGGG ATAAATGCAATGGATATTCAGACTGTCCAGATGGGAGCGACGAATGGAATTGTTCATCATGTCCGTCACGGCTGCCATATAATTGCGATTGTAATAAAGTTGATGATTACTCTTGTAAAGATGGTGGATATGTATGTTATGAGGAAAATGGTGGGTGA